One window of the Deltaproteobacteria bacterium genome contains the following:
- a CDS encoding DUF4234 domain-containing protein: MLVLFLDLITLGIYAPVWYLLRAGALNLQDTKKQLKIGLLWLFLSLQFFGVILDLERNVILNSFILLTTPLLSAENATIAFVCIFFSTLILSLVIQVVVAMRVRGMLMEMEECRLGRPVYYSIMAVFFFHICYLQYKINRL, encoded by the coding sequence TTGCTGGTGTTGTTCTTGGATTTGATTACATTGGGAATTTACGCGCCGGTTTGGTATCTGCTCCGAGCCGGGGCTTTAAATTTACAGGATACAAAGAAACAACTTAAAATTGGCCTGTTATGGCTATTCCTATCGCTTCAGTTTTTTGGAGTAATTTTAGATCTTGAACGGAACGTAATCCTAAATTCGTTTATACTGTTGACAACTCCTTTATTATCAGCCGAAAACGCCACAATAGCTTTTGTTTGTATTTTTTTTAGCACATTAATATTGAGCTTAGTTATACAAGTTGTAGTCGCGATGAGAGTAAGAGGCATGCTTATGGAAATGGAGGAGTGTCGTCTTGGACGTCCAGTATATTATTCGATAATGGCGGTATTCTTTTTTCATATTTGCTATCTTCAATATAAGATAAACAGATTGTAG